In one Deinococcus fonticola genomic region, the following are encoded:
- a CDS encoding DinB family protein, with translation MNVREYYAYLCASREQLWNFVRALPAEDLKRTTIDTGERFRNIKDLLLHTIDVEDHWVHGVARGDRVQNEGKYPHDWVKPQAEQYDLNWIIEYGREVTRRTSDFLKGNPDLNRPLKLIQDDPGSETVTLEQLLWHVMTHEVRHTAQVALLIRQLGHTPPWLDYLRFMRPEVPAETGGGTDIGDGVEDE, from the coding sequence ATGAACGTCAGAGAGTACTACGCCTACCTCTGCGCCTCGCGCGAGCAACTGTGGAACTTTGTCCGTGCGTTGCCCGCCGAGGACTTGAAGCGCACCACGATCGACACCGGTGAGCGCTTCCGCAACATCAAAGACCTGTTGCTGCACACCATCGATGTCGAGGATCACTGGGTGCACGGTGTGGCCCGTGGGGACAGGGTGCAAAATGAAGGGAAGTACCCGCACGACTGGGTCAAGCCGCAGGCCGAGCAGTACGATCTGAACTGGATCATCGAGTATGGGCGCGAAGTGACGCGGCGCACCAGCGATTTCCTGAAGGGGAACCCGGACCTGAACCGCCCGCTTAAGCTGATCCAGGACGACCCCGGCAGCGAGACGGTGACCCTGGAGCAACTGCTGTGGCACGTCATGACCCACGAAGTCCGGCATACCGCCCAGGTGGCCCTGCTGATCCGGCAACTGGGCCACACGCCCCCCTGGCTGGATTACCTGCGCTTCATGCGCCCCGAGGTTCCCGCTGAAACGGGCGGCGGCACCGACATCGGCGACGGTGTCGAAGACGAGTGA
- a CDS encoding sulfite oxidase heme-binding subunit YedZ, which translates to MAPGKRSLKWLPPAVYVGGFLPALILLGDALSGLLGADPIKRATHQTGQLAIILLLLSLACTPLRLLTGWTWPARVRKALGLLAFGYAALHFGIYLFDQNILLLAVGEDIVKRPFITVGFLALLLLAPLAWTSTPASMKRLGFQRWTRLHRLVYLAAALGALHYWWGVKQDRTVPTLLAAGLLGLLLLRLVKRPAKKPATRPTSSG; encoded by the coding sequence ATGGCCCCGGGGAAACGCAGCCTGAAGTGGCTCCCGCCTGCGGTGTACGTGGGCGGGTTTCTTCCGGCGCTGATCCTGCTGGGGGACGCGCTGAGCGGCCTGCTGGGCGCCGACCCGATCAAGCGGGCCACACACCAGACCGGGCAACTGGCGATTATTCTGCTGCTGCTGTCGCTGGCCTGCACGCCCCTTCGTCTGCTGACGGGCTGGACGTGGCCGGCACGCGTTCGCAAGGCGCTGGGACTGCTGGCCTTCGGGTACGCGGCGCTGCACTTCGGCATCTACCTGTTCGACCAGAACATCCTGCTGCTGGCGGTGGGCGAGGACATCGTCAAACGGCCTTTCATCACGGTGGGGTTTCTGGCGCTGCTGCTGCTGGCGCCGCTGGCCTGGACCAGCACCCCCGCCAGCATGAAGCGCCTTGGTTTTCAGCGGTGGACGCGCCTGCACCGCCTGGTGTATCTGGCGGCGGCCCTGGGCGCGCTCCACTACTGGTGGGGGGTCAAACAGGACCGCACCGTGCCGACGCTGCTGGCCGCCGGTCTGCTGGGGCTGCTGCTGCTGCGCCTGGTGAAACGGCCCGCAAAAAAGCCGGCGACCAGGCCGACTTCCAGTGGATAG
- the msrP gene encoding protein-methionine-sulfoxide reductase catalytic subunit MsrP: MAKLPRQLEGEEVAPLVTDTAPQGHTRREFLRSATLFTATVAGLGGGLELLTRRPSGTAEAQAAAVTRKRALGPYDTSEPVTSYQAMTTYNNFYEFGLGKDDPSQNAGSLRTRPWIIKIDGEVRRPQTVDIDTLQSWFPLEDRVYRMRCVEAWSMVMPWMGFPLAALIRRLEPTGKAKYVKFTTLQDPKQMPGQRSGVLDWPYVEALRLDEALHPLAFMAVGLDGKILPNQNGAPLRLVIPWKYGFKNIKSIVRISLVSERPKTTWALAAPDEYGFYANVNPAVDHPRWSQATERRIGEVARRKTLPFNGYADAVAGLYKGLDLRRNF; this comes from the coding sequence ATGGCGAAGTTACCGCGTCAACTGGAAGGGGAAGAAGTCGCGCCGCTGGTCACCGACACTGCGCCGCAGGGGCACACACGCCGCGAGTTCCTCCGCTCAGCGACGCTGTTTACGGCCACAGTGGCAGGGCTGGGTGGCGGGCTGGAGTTACTCACCCGGCGGCCCTCGGGCACCGCGGAGGCGCAGGCCGCGGCCGTCACGCGGAAGCGCGCGCTGGGGCCGTATGACACCTCCGAACCCGTGACCTCGTACCAGGCCATGACGACCTACAACAACTTCTACGAGTTCGGGCTGGGCAAGGACGACCCTTCGCAGAACGCCGGGAGCCTGCGCACGCGCCCGTGGATCATCAAAATCGACGGTGAGGTGCGCCGGCCGCAGACAGTGGACATCGACACCCTGCAAAGCTGGTTCCCGCTGGAAGACCGGGTGTACCGCATGCGCTGCGTGGAAGCCTGGAGCATGGTCATGCCCTGGATGGGCTTCCCGCTGGCAGCCCTGATTCGCCGCCTGGAGCCGACAGGCAAGGCGAAGTACGTCAAATTCACGACACTACAAGACCCGAAGCAGATGCCGGGCCAGCGTTCCGGGGTGCTCGACTGGCCTTACGTGGAGGCCCTGCGGCTGGACGAGGCCCTGCATCCCCTCGCCTTTATGGCGGTGGGCCTGGACGGCAAAATCCTGCCCAACCAGAACGGGGCGCCCCTGCGACTGGTGATTCCCTGGAAGTACGGCTTCAAGAACATCAAGAGCATCGTGCGGATTTCGCTGGTCAGTGAAAGGCCGAAAACCACCTGGGCGTTGGCCGCCCCGGACGAGTACGGTTTTTACGCGAACGTCAACCCGGCAGTGGATCATCCGCGCTGGAGCCAGGCCACCGAAAGGCGCATCGGCGAGGTGGCGCGGCGCAAAACCCTGCCGTTCAACGGATACGCCGACGCCGTGGCGGGGCTGTACAAGGGCCTGGATTTGCGCCGGAATTTCTGA
- a CDS encoding FmdE family protein, whose protein sequence is MTPLLPPPPHLQALLRQSAALHDHLCPRQILGVRSALLAAQYLNLPFPRSDKRVLVFVETDGCFADGVSVASGCWLGRRTMRLMDYGKVAATFVDTRTGQAVRIAPQTDLRQRVKDARPEGQKRYDAYLEAYQTLPDDALLTVQEVELTLDLKGLISVHGKRVICEGCHEEIINEREVVHGVQVLCPSCAGQGYYRPGG, encoded by the coding sequence ATGACCCCCCTGCTCCCGCCCCCACCACATCTGCAAGCCCTGCTGCGGCAGAGTGCCGCGCTGCACGACCACCTGTGCCCGCGGCAGATTCTGGGCGTGCGCAGCGCCTTACTGGCCGCCCAGTACCTGAATCTGCCCTTTCCCCGCAGCGACAAGCGCGTCCTGGTGTTCGTGGAAACCGACGGCTGCTTTGCCGATGGCGTCTCGGTCGCGTCCGGCTGCTGGCTGGGGCGCCGCACCATGCGCCTGATGGACTATGGCAAGGTGGCTGCCACCTTCGTGGACACCAGAACCGGCCAGGCTGTCAGAATTGCCCCCCAGACCGACCTGCGCCAGCGTGTGAAAGATGCCCGCCCGGAGGGACAGAAACGCTACGACGCTTACCTGGAGGCGTACCAAACTCTGCCGGATGATGCCCTGTTGACGGTGCAGGAGGTTGAACTCACCCTTGATCTGAAGGGCCTGATCAGCGTGCATGGCAAACGGGTTATTTGCGAGGGGTGCCACGAAGAAATCATCAACGAGCGCGAAGTGGTGCACGGAGTGCAGGTACTGTGCCCCAGCTGCGCGGGGCAGGGGTATTACAGGCCGGGTGGCTGA
- the folE gene encoding GTP cyclohydrolase I FolE gives MPHAEDPTLQDASQELPGLNALTREWLISVGEDPNREGLLRTPHRVAKAWQHLTAGYRETLADVVGAGVFAAEGSEMVIVKDIEFYSMCEHHMLPFYGRAHIAYIPSRKILGLSKFARIVDLYSRRLQVQERITTQVADAVQELLEPRGVAVFMEGIHLCMAMRGVQKQNSSTTTSAMRGLFRSDVRTRAEFMSAVQGTLRGR, from the coding sequence GTGCCTCACGCTGAAGACCCGACCCTGCAAGACGCTTCCCAGGAGCTTCCCGGCCTGAATGCCCTGACCCGCGAGTGGCTGATCAGCGTGGGCGAAGACCCCAACCGGGAGGGGTTACTCCGCACGCCGCACCGCGTCGCCAAGGCATGGCAGCACCTCACGGCGGGCTACCGCGAAACCCTGGCGGACGTGGTGGGCGCGGGCGTGTTCGCCGCCGAGGGCAGTGAAATGGTGATCGTCAAGGACATCGAGTTCTACTCCATGTGTGAGCACCACATGCTGCCTTTCTACGGACGGGCGCACATCGCCTACATCCCCAGCAGGAAAATTCTGGGCCTCAGCAAGTTCGCGCGCATTGTGGACCTGTACTCGCGGCGTCTGCAGGTGCAGGAACGCATTACCACACAGGTGGCCGACGCCGTGCAGGAACTGCTGGAACCCAGGGGCGTGGCGGTATTCATGGAAGGCATTCACCTGTGCATGGCGATGCGCGGCGTGCAGAAGCAGAACAGCAGCACCACCACTTCCGCCATGCGCGGCCTGTTTCGCAGCGATGTCCGCACCCGCGCCGAATTCATGAGCGCCGTGCAGGGAACCCTGCGCGGGCGGTAA